In Candidatus Caldatribacterium sp., a genomic segment contains:
- a CDS encoding acylphosphatase, whose translation MKRWVQGRLVLRGRVQGVGYRYFVLRKSQEFDVTGMVRNLPTGEVEVIAEGEEEEVRRFFEEVKKGPASAHVASWTEEWFPFSGLYHDFRVGYS comes from the coding sequence GTGAAGAGGTGGGTCCAGGGTCGGTTGGTGCTCCGGGGGAGAGTACAGGGTGTGGGATACCGGTACTTTGTGCTCCGCAAGTCTCAGGAGTTCGATGTCACCGGCATGGTTCGGAATCTCCCCACGGGAGAGGTAGAGGTTATTGCTGAGGGTGAAGAGGAAGAGGTGCGGCGTTTCTTTGAGGAGGTCAAGAAAGGCCCTGCTTCAGCCCATGTCGCTTCCTGGACTGAAGAGTGGTTCCCCTTCAGCGGTCTCTACCACGACTTTCGAGTAGGGTACTCCTGA
- a CDS encoding protein-L-isoaspartate(D-aspartate) O-methyltransferase codes for MRKDEADYRRRIMVENQLIARGISDRRVLEAFLRVPRHFFVPEEYEDLAYQDSPLPIGSGQTISQPYIVAFMLELLELQREHRVLEIGTGSGYQTALLAELVLEVYSIERLPELLEEAKKRLELLGYTNVFLFLGDGSKGLPEFAPYDRIIVSACAKRVYDAWVEELRDGGCIVLPLEDGKGQSLVRVWKRGKRLIFENHGGCIFVPLIEEDQ; via the coding sequence ATGCGCAAAGACGAAGCGGACTACCGCCGCAGAATCATGGTCGAGAATCAGCTCATCGCCCGAGGTATATCTGACCGGCGGGTCCTTGAGGCTTTTCTCCGGGTTCCGCGTCATTTCTTTGTTCCCGAAGAGTACGAGGACTTGGCCTACCAGGATTCCCCCCTTCCCATCGGGAGTGGCCAAACGATTTCCCAGCCGTACATCGTGGCCTTCATGCTTGAGCTTTTAGAGTTGCAGAGGGAACACCGGGTTCTTGAAATTGGCACGGGATCGGGATACCAGACGGCACTCCTTGCCGAACTCGTTCTTGAAGTGTACAGCATAGAACGTCTCCCGGAACTCCTTGAGGAGGCGAAGAAGCGCCTTGAGCTTCTCGGGTACACCAATGTTTTCCTTTTCTTGGGGGATGGGAGCAAGGGCCTTCCGGAATTTGCTCCATATGACCGAATCATTGTGAGTGCCTGCGCAAAACGCGTCTACGACGCGTGGGTTGAGGAACTCAGGGATGGGGGATGCATCGTCCTGCCCCTTGAAGATGGAAAGGGACAGAGTCTTGTTCGCGTCTGGAAGAGGGGGAAAAGGCTCATTTTTGAGAATCACGGGGGCTGCATCTTTGTCCCTCTGATTGAGGAAGATCAATAG
- a CDS encoding sodium:solute symporter family protein — MSEYLLLFAIAVYAGWGSIFALAVRRGARLSLVEYFLAGRKLHWLIASLSYGATTYSAFMMLGLVGLTYRGGVGALGFELIYLSGLFWAVLVGPVFWKLGKENECVSPGEVLRVSYGNRLVGTVYALLACGFLVPYTSVQLTGIGYLLEVLSRGKMSYLQGILLATFFIILWTAVAGLRSVAATDSLQAGIMVASSVAFVSFLINRSFGGLANFFHTVEATHPQWLTVPGNGFFSLRTFVNLSLPWFFFSISNPQVLQRLLVPANLREMRKTITGFLGYGFVYTFITVTLGFVALVLLPGLSNPDLATPKLLLEFPIPSWIALFVVVGIISAAVSTADSIILTLSSMFLQDILPERIPEKTKLSLAQYIFIPLLCSAIFLFALGRFNLIALLSVTSSLGLLSIVPTVLGILGKTKKSAKAALASMLSGGGVVIAELLGANLFRGWTAPSTLAVAAGVYLLVWAIDLPQSEGQRCSPRDSQK, encoded by the coding sequence ATGAGTGAGTACCTTCTCCTTTTTGCCATTGCCGTTTACGCCGGATGGGGAAGCATCTTCGCTCTGGCAGTACGCAGGGGAGCTCGTTTGAGCCTTGTGGAGTACTTCCTCGCAGGGCGAAAACTCCACTGGCTCATAGCCTCTCTCTCCTACGGAGCTACAACATACAGCGCCTTCATGATGCTTGGCCTTGTGGGGCTCACGTACCGGGGCGGTGTAGGAGCCCTGGGATTTGAGCTCATCTACCTCTCGGGACTTTTCTGGGCAGTCCTTGTGGGGCCGGTATTCTGGAAGCTCGGAAAGGAAAACGAATGCGTGAGTCCAGGAGAGGTCCTGCGCGTGAGTTACGGGAATCGTCTCGTAGGGACGGTATACGCTCTTTTGGCCTGCGGATTCCTTGTCCCCTATACCTCCGTGCAACTCACCGGCATCGGGTACCTCCTTGAGGTCCTGTCCCGGGGAAAAATGAGCTACCTCCAGGGAATTCTCCTCGCCACGTTTTTCATAATCCTCTGGACAGCAGTCGCCGGCCTGCGTTCTGTAGCGGCAACAGACAGCCTTCAAGCGGGGATCATGGTAGCAAGTTCCGTCGCTTTCGTATCCTTCCTCATCAATCGCTCATTCGGAGGGTTGGCAAACTTCTTCCACACTGTCGAGGCCACTCACCCCCAGTGGCTCACCGTTCCGGGTAACGGATTCTTCTCTCTCCGAACCTTTGTGAACCTGTCCCTGCCCTGGTTCTTCTTCAGCATCTCCAATCCTCAGGTCCTCCAGAGGCTCCTTGTCCCCGCAAATCTCAGAGAGATGCGGAAGACCATTACAGGATTCCTCGGGTACGGATTCGTGTACACCTTCATCACCGTGACCCTGGGGTTTGTTGCCTTAGTCCTTCTTCCCGGCCTTTCGAACCCCGATCTTGCCACACCGAAACTCCTCCTTGAATTCCCTATCCCCTCTTGGATTGCCCTCTTCGTCGTTGTGGGAATAATTTCTGCTGCCGTCTCTACCGCTGATTCAATCATCCTCACCCTCTCCTCTATGTTCCTTCAGGACATTCTCCCGGAGCGCATTCCGGAAAAGACGAAGCTCTCCCTTGCACAGTACATCTTCATCCCTCTCCTCTGCAGCGCCATCTTTCTCTTTGCCCTTGGGCGGTTCAACCTCATCGCCCTCCTCTCGGTGACATCTTCCCTGGGACTTTTAAGCATTGTGCCCACGGTCCTTGGAATCCTTGGAAAAACGAAAAAGAGTGCCAAAGCGGCACTTGCCAGCATGCTCTCGGGCGGAGGGGTAGTCATTGCGGAGCTTCTGGGAGCGAATCTCTTCAGGGGATGGACGGCTCCCTCTACCCTCGCCGTAGCCGCAGGAGTTTACCTTCTCGTGTGGGCTATTGATCTTCCTCAATCAGAGGGACAAAGATGCAGCCCCCGTGATTCTCAAAAATGA
- a CDS encoding cysteine hydrolase, with protein MRRAFLVIDMLNDFVHPSGVLFVGPQVEQVIATIRELLRTRRERKDLIVYVCDAHRENDPEFKLFPPHCVVGTWGAQVVEELAPERGDLLLPKTKFSAFCGTPLDLILREEGITALEVVGVCTNICVLYTCAWAKMLHYEVTVFQEGVTSFDLEAHAWALREMEKTLRVEVR; from the coding sequence ATGCGGAGAGCTTTTCTTGTGATCGACATGTTGAATGATTTCGTCCATCCCAGTGGGGTGCTCTTCGTGGGGCCTCAGGTTGAGCAGGTTATCGCTACCATTCGGGAGCTCCTCAGAACCCGAAGAGAAAGGAAGGACCTCATCGTATACGTGTGCGATGCGCACCGGGAGAATGACCCAGAATTCAAACTCTTTCCACCTCACTGTGTGGTTGGAACCTGGGGAGCTCAGGTGGTGGAAGAGCTTGCTCCAGAGAGGGGCGATCTTCTCCTTCCCAAGACGAAGTTCAGTGCTTTCTGCGGTACCCCTCTTGATCTCATCCTCCGAGAGGAAGGCATTACCGCTCTTGAGGTTGTGGGAGTATGTACGAATATCTGTGTCCTCTACACCTGCGCTTGGGCTAAGATGCTCCACTACGAGGTGACGGTGTTCCAAGAAGGAGTGACATCCTTTGACCTTGAGGCCCATGCATGGGCTCTGCGGGAGATGGAGAAAACCCTGAGGGTGGAGGTTCGGTGA
- the ftcD gene encoding glutamate formimidoyltransferase encodes MAEVIQSAVNVSTSSSSVIEEMVHRLSSVQGLKVADFSSDPDHNRSVITLLGNREALKEAVLTIFEVAERYLDIRLHRGEHPRIGAVDVVPFTPWREATMEDCKTLAWQVGEGIARRFQVPVYFYGEAAKRPEHRDLSVIRRGGYEVLREEIAKVPERSPDVGPLALHPTLGATAVGAREVLIAFNVNLKTTDVAVAKRIATRIREGLRAVKAIGVNLKTRGMVQVSMNVLDFRRNSLLEIFELVKLEARRFGVDVAGAEIIGLVPLEALLALAGNVLGIPDFKVEQVVEYHLENF; translated from the coding sequence ATGGCCGAGGTCATTCAATCCGCAGTGAATGTGAGCACCTCTTCCTCTTCGGTTATCGAGGAGATGGTCCATCGTCTCTCTTCAGTCCAGGGTCTCAAGGTGGCGGATTTTTCTTCCGATCCCGACCACAATCGCTCGGTTATCACTCTTCTTGGAAATCGGGAAGCCCTTAAAGAGGCGGTGCTTACCATTTTCGAGGTTGCCGAAAGGTATCTCGACATTCGCCTGCACCGGGGAGAACATCCTCGCATCGGTGCGGTGGATGTTGTTCCCTTTACACCCTGGAGAGAAGCAACCATGGAGGACTGTAAAACCCTTGCCTGGCAAGTAGGGGAAGGGATAGCGCGGCGCTTTCAAGTTCCCGTGTACTTTTACGGTGAGGCTGCAAAGAGACCGGAGCACCGGGACCTTTCGGTAATCCGTCGAGGAGGGTACGAGGTTTTGAGAGAAGAAATTGCAAAAGTTCCCGAACGTTCTCCCGATGTTGGTCCCTTGGCACTCCACCCCACCCTTGGAGCTACAGCAGTAGGGGCAAGGGAAGTACTCATTGCCTTTAACGTGAACTTGAAGACGACCGATGTTGCGGTAGCGAAAAGAATTGCCACCCGAATTCGTGAAGGGCTCCGGGCGGTGAAAGCTATAGGTGTCAACCTCAAAACTCGGGGCATGGTTCAGGTGTCGATGAATGTCCTTGATTTCCGAAGGAATTCGCTCCTTGAGATTTTCGAGCTTGTGAAGCTTGAAGCTCGGCGCTTTGGTGTTGACGTTGCAGGAGCAGAAATCATTGGTCTTGTGCCTCTTGAGGCTTTGTTGGCTCTTGCAGGCAATGTCCTTGGAATTCCGGATTTCAAGGTGGAGCAGGTTGTGGAGTACCATCTTGAAAATTTTTGA
- a CDS encoding Hsp20/alpha crystallin family protein: MVRRGVPARREERRVSPIRRLWDLFDLRSDLDEIFDELMEAPFFTAPSWFSNFPAVDVAETENEVIVKAELPGIDPKNLEVHVTEDSLDIKGEIKDEWEERDVGYCRRERYCGAFERSIALPAKVKQDEVKAQYKDGVLTITLPKVEPSKPKARKVEIEVA; this comes from the coding sequence ATGGTAAGGAGAGGAGTTCCTGCTCGACGGGAGGAACGCCGGGTGAGTCCAATCCGGCGCCTTTGGGATCTCTTTGATCTGCGGAGCGATCTTGACGAAATTTTCGATGAACTCATGGAGGCACCCTTCTTCACCGCCCCATCGTGGTTTTCGAACTTCCCGGCAGTAGACGTAGCTGAAACCGAAAACGAGGTCATCGTAAAGGCTGAGCTCCCAGGAATCGATCCAAAGAACCTTGAAGTTCACGTCACCGAGGACTCCCTCGACATCAAGGGTGAAATTAAAGACGAATGGGAGGAAAGGGATGTTGGGTACTGCCGGAGAGAACGGTACTGTGGTGCTTTCGAACGGAGCATTGCACTTCCGGCTAAGGTGAAGCAGGACGAGGTCAAAGCACAGTACAAGGATGGAGTTCTGACCATTACCCTGCCGAAAGTTGAGCCGAGCAAACCCAAAGCTCGGAAGGTGGAAATTGAGGTAGCGTAA
- a CDS encoding 1-acyl-sn-glycerol-3-phosphate acyltransferase: MIYYLCKYLALFLLKVFCSFRVRGKEYFPRQGPCFLVSNHSSYLDPVVLGCAAPRRVYFVAKEELFRNPVAAFFLRQLGAFPLRRGEVDKEAIRTIFQLLKEGKVVCFFPEGTRNDGTLGPFRRGALKLLERADVPVVVASIRGTYESFSRHRRIPRPFPIQVVFSPPLIPDAFTRETLEGEIRRRMEAAFLAP, encoded by the coding sequence ATGATCTACTATTTGTGCAAATACCTCGCTCTCTTTCTTCTCAAGGTGTTCTGCTCTTTTCGTGTTCGTGGGAAGGAATATTTCCCCCGGCAAGGTCCCTGTTTTCTCGTCTCCAACCACTCAAGTTACCTTGACCCGGTGGTCCTGGGGTGTGCCGCTCCCCGCCGCGTGTACTTCGTGGCAAAGGAGGAGCTCTTCAGAAACCCCGTAGCGGCATTCTTTTTGCGGCAGCTCGGAGCCTTTCCCCTGCGTAGGGGCGAGGTTGATAAAGAGGCGATACGGACCATCTTCCAGCTCCTTAAAGAAGGAAAAGTGGTATGCTTTTTTCCTGAAGGAACGAGAAACGATGGCACTTTGGGGCCTTTTCGGAGGGGAGCCTTGAAGCTCCTTGAAAGGGCCGATGTTCCTGTGGTTGTGGCCAGTATCCGGGGAACGTATGAGAGTTTTTCCCGACACCGCAGAATCCCTCGTCCCTTCCCTATACAGGTGGTCTTCTCTCCCCCTCTTATACCCGATGCCTTTACCAGAGAGACCCTTGAAGGAGAGATACGCAGACGAATGGAGGCGGCTTTCCTTGCGCCGTAA
- a CDS encoding NHL repeat-containing protein, whose translation MPLPERPLKERYADEWRRLSLRRKVFFWLLFFCALFGVSSPSFGLLYSVDAVISDVGGENPFLDYPVGIAVDEVEGRVFVSDWGNNRVLVLDRSGRFLREIPGLKSPAGIALDAKRGRLFVVEQKGNRVVFFDLATLTLQGSLKTRGVTLSEPRGIWVAEDGTVYVADTGRSRIVAFGENGEEIFSFGREGIGDDEFYHPRGVAVDPSGNLWVVDTLHHCVKVFDGRGKYLFRFGEGLNQPRYVTFFGNFAFLSDYRNHRILVYDLAGNLQDSIGEEEKLFSFPEGLFLDSGGKLWVADAGNNRIVRIDLGYLAHPTEYLKSLLAEGKEKEFLEILEHLSPEIRKSPEVGRLLFEFYKKRGDLESSITQAEELFLTDEEKRGEWKRTLGALYAEKGYKLFKAGSLEDAKDFFLRSFHYGRFASLFPYLWVSFLRVGGEYLGLFVLLVLFVVLLLVYLRLRAERERRWRRW comes from the coding sequence ATGCCTTTACCAGAGAGACCCTTGAAGGAGAGATACGCAGACGAATGGAGGCGGCTTTCCTTGCGCCGTAAGGTCTTTTTCTGGCTTCTCTTTTTTTGTGCCCTTTTTGGGGTTTCTTCCCCTTCTTTCGGTCTTTTGTACAGCGTCGATGCCGTCATCAGCGATGTAGGAGGGGAAAACCCCTTCTTGGACTATCCAGTGGGGATTGCTGTGGATGAGGTGGAAGGCAGGGTTTTCGTGAGTGATTGGGGGAACAACAGGGTCCTTGTCCTTGATCGGAGTGGGCGGTTCCTTCGGGAGATTCCGGGTTTGAAGAGCCCTGCTGGTATCGCCCTTGATGCCAAAAGGGGACGGCTCTTTGTGGTGGAGCAGAAGGGGAACCGGGTTGTCTTTTTTGACCTTGCAACCCTAACCCTTCAGGGAAGCCTCAAGACCCGAGGGGTAACGCTTTCCGAGCCTCGAGGGATCTGGGTGGCTGAAGACGGTACGGTGTACGTTGCCGACACAGGGCGGTCTCGGATTGTAGCCTTTGGCGAGAATGGAGAGGAAATTTTCTCTTTTGGTCGGGAGGGAATCGGTGACGATGAGTTCTACCACCCAAGAGGTGTGGCGGTAGATCCTTCGGGAAACCTCTGGGTGGTGGATACCCTTCACCACTGTGTAAAGGTTTTCGATGGACGAGGGAAATACCTTTTCCGCTTCGGTGAGGGACTGAATCAACCTCGATACGTTACCTTTTTCGGAAATTTCGCCTTTCTCTCCGATTACCGGAACCACCGTATCCTGGTGTACGACCTTGCGGGAAATCTCCAGGATTCAATTGGAGAAGAGGAAAAGCTTTTCTCCTTTCCTGAGGGCCTTTTTCTCGATAGCGGAGGTAAGCTCTGGGTTGCCGATGCAGGAAATAACCGCATCGTTCGGATTGATCTCGGGTACCTTGCTCATCCCACGGAGTACCTGAAGAGTCTCCTTGCAGAAGGCAAAGAGAAAGAATTTCTCGAGATTCTTGAGCATTTGTCTCCGGAAATCCGAAAGAGTCCGGAGGTTGGTCGCCTTCTCTTTGAGTTCTACAAAAAGAGAGGAGACCTCGAGTCTTCTATTACCCAGGCAGAGGAACTTTTTCTTACTGACGAGGAGAAACGAGGAGAGTGGAAGAGAACCCTTGGGGCACTCTACGCCGAAAAGGGGTACAAACTCTTCAAAGCAGGATCCTTGGAGGACGCAAAAGACTTCTTTCTTCGGTCCTTCCATTATGGTCGTTTCGCCTCACTTTTTCCGTACTTGTGGGTGAGTTTTCTCCGTGTGGGGGGAGAGTACCTGGGGCTTTTTGTGCTCCTTGTGCTCTTTGTGGTGCTCCTTCTTGTGTACCTGCGCTTGCGTGCGGAACGAGAAAGGAGGTGGCGCCGTTGGTGA
- a CDS encoding MEMO1 family protein, which produces MVRKAAVAGYFYPGETKELKALLDHFKAVASQKEYPKVQDTSGIVSPHAGYVYSGMTAAYAHYLLSLLPPAETVVLLGPNHRGIGRRVALSGAESWQTPLGLVPVDLESREFLLSCSSAFAVDDLAHQFEHSIEVQIPFLQYFLPYEFSILPISLLSQDLVTSRALGEALFALSQKKRIILVASSDFSHYEQETVAKSKDAEAIARISALDVEGFYRVLREKDVSVCGPGGIAALMVYHARRGGREGKLLHYTTSGEVTKDTHQVVGYAAMYFPLPE; this is translated from the coding sequence TTGGTGAGGAAAGCGGCAGTGGCAGGGTACTTTTACCCTGGTGAGACGAAGGAGCTCAAAGCCCTCCTCGACCATTTTAAGGCTGTTGCATCCCAAAAAGAATACCCAAAGGTTCAGGATACAAGCGGCATTGTGAGTCCCCACGCAGGGTATGTGTACTCGGGGATGACAGCTGCCTATGCCCATTACCTTCTCTCTCTTCTTCCCCCTGCGGAAACCGTTGTCCTCCTTGGTCCAAACCACAGGGGGATAGGCAGGCGAGTTGCTCTCAGCGGAGCAGAGAGTTGGCAAACACCCTTGGGGTTGGTACCCGTGGATTTGGAATCTCGGGAGTTCCTCCTCTCCTGTTCCTCAGCATTTGCCGTGGACGATCTTGCGCACCAATTCGAGCATTCCATCGAGGTGCAGATTCCCTTCCTCCAGTACTTTCTTCCTTACGAGTTTTCTATTCTCCCTATTTCCCTTCTTTCCCAGGACCTTGTGACCTCCCGTGCTCTTGGAGAAGCGCTCTTTGCCCTTTCTCAGAAAAAACGTATTATCCTTGTTGCAAGCAGTGACTTTTCCCACTACGAACAGGAAACCGTGGCAAAATCAAAGGACGCGGAGGCAATTGCGCGTATTTCTGCCCTCGATGTCGAGGGCTTTTACCGAGTTCTCCGGGAAAAAGATGTGAGCGTCTGCGGTCCAGGAGGCATTGCAGCGCTTATGGTCTACCATGCAAGGCGTGGGGGAAGAGAGGGGAAACTCCTCCACTACACGACAAGCGGAGAGGTTACCAAAGACACCCATCAGGTTGTCGGCTACGCAGCGATGTACTTCCCTCTCCCAGAATAA